Proteins encoded together in one Penicillium digitatum chromosome 1, complete sequence window:
- a CDS encoding WD40/YVTN repeat-like-containing domain, with protein MEDTSLSGDPLVHQADSSASPNLKTCFDRLPLNVIEHILYASDANTFASLSLLNRRWKHSSDSAALYAFQLSRCPSFSWARGVIPEAENLTELKRQFVKQVRQNVFDAFLRPRQTLVRLISSSMSSSTAFPHGEVFRFSFSGNGRLVLGISSSRIVILDVATDPVAVKHELKTRRRPLGATIRHDGSLVAVLSSTHRVHIYQLCDDEAKHLQVITLNDAPRNIEFSPAGSVLALAFQDSIEIYAVGEGALSTDRRAVRCPRVDALSFSPDGAMLLGFVAEGITTITPPFYTETGTDASPEELEMRMWTTQILFPETISCRITHVSLVTGQGEADDHWVIGYDKQVGAFRALQLNKNEGTVYFCSPFLADESREIRPSMRPATDDAGELSVLGFQDSELWIYGMPDLGASKISGTQVGGGHHFEDCPPHDNLVQLQKIVQQPKILVRGRRVSGMRGITSAHWVRSDSRRRRRLVAVAPGGVHSQNFGEEDIPIDSGRILLLDFERSIRNGETIELDIEVGETAPKILMEPDSSLATEVELERRRTRIHRGDNATTFAAIGNLAITRESRAPPLNSLAITTSPSETSRGDIIDLPYDNTQPRSSEILHRAATAAASTRGRYDPRYRNTFNAPRQIPHESDADNWVPPPPPYKRETVDPLPDDLQRMLLHPVNAANSTLQAENEATRPRSQSVNFQNPETLTGARHTENSNAGDFNPEHLVPRDSFTINLSEEQPGSILRSPTTIEPATPTFAVYPAEIPPHENSMSLPYLRSSALGDAHGDAYFPYSVSSPNLLHIPQPYDDGQGTVADDEHEISQRQQSFRRRVSTEPSSLPPPTNEEWRRRIQDWNDNTIKERGRKRRGKCHVM; from the exons ATGGAGGATACCTCTCTCTCTGGGGACCCTTTGGTCCATCAAGCGGACTCTTCTGCATCGCCCAATCTAAAGACTTGCTTTGACCGGCTACCACTTAATGTGATCGAGCA CATCCTGTACGCTTCCGATGCCAACACATTTGCATCACTGTCTCTGCTAAATCGAAGATGGAAGCATTCATCCGATTCCGCAGCATTGTATGCCTTTCAGTTGTCACGTTGTccatcattttcttgggctcgCGGGGTCATTCCTGAGGCAGAAAACCTCACTGAACTCAAGCGCCAATTTGTCAAGCAGGTCAGGCAGAATGTTTTTGATGCATTTTTACGACCCCGGCAAACTCTCGTGCGACTAATTTCAAGTTCTATGAGCTCGTCAACAGCGTTCCCACACGGTGAAGTTTTCCGATTCTCATTTTCAGGGAATGGTCGACTGGTTCTCGGCATCAGCTCTTCTCGCATTGTCATACTAGACGTGGCCACTGACCCAGTCGCTGTCAAGCATGAGCTCAAGACTCGAAGGCGACCACTGGGAGCCACAATCCGTCATGACGGCTCTCTTGTTGCTGTTTTGTCTTCCACGCATCGAGTTCACATCTACCAGCTCTGTGATGATGAAGCCAAGCATCTTCAAGTTATTACGTTGAACGATGCTCCAAGGAACATTGAATTCTCTCCAGCAGGTAGTGTGTTAGCCTTGGCATTTCAGGATAGTATTGAGATATACGCTGTGGGCGAAGGGGCTTTGTCAACCGACCGCCGGGCGGTGCGTTGCCCCCGTGTCGATGCACTTTCATTTTCGCCTGATGGAGCAATGCTTCTTGGCTTTGTGGCTGAAGGTATCACCACCATCACTCCTCCTTTTTATACTGAGACTGGAACGGATGCCTCGCCCGAGGAACTTGAGATGCGAATGTGGACAACACAAATCCTCTTTCCTGAAACCATTAGTTGCCGTATCACTCATGTCTCACTTGTTACTGGTCAAGGAGAAGCTGACGATCACTGGGTCATTGGATATGATAAACAAGTGGGAGCGTTTAGGGCGCTCCAATTAAATAAGAATGAAGGTACTGTTTACTTCTGCAGCCCATTTCTCGCAGATGAGTCTCGGGAAATACGGCCAAGCATGAGACCCGCCACAGATGATGCGGGAGAACTTTCTGTTTTGGGATTCCAAGATTCAGAATTGTGGATATATGGGATGCCTGACTTGGGTGCAAGTAAAATCTCTGGTACccaggttggtggtggtcATCATTTTGAAGATTGTCCGCCTCACGACAACCTAGTACAACTTCAGAAGATTGTTCAACAACCGAAGATCTTGGTCCGGGGGCGGCGGGTGAGTGGCATGCGTGGGATCACATCCGCTCATTGGGTACGTTCAGACTCAAGACGTCGTCGGAGACTCGTCGCGGTAGCGCCTGGTGGTGTGCACTCACAGAACTTTGGCGAAGAAGATATTCCAATTGACAGTGGCCGAATCCTCCTCCTTGATTTTGAGCGCTCCATTAGGAATGGTGAAACGATTGAGCTTGATATCGAGGTCGGAGAAACCGCACCGAAGATTCTTATGGAGCCAGACTCTTCTTTGGCCACAGAAGTTGAACTTGAAAGAAGGCGAACACGAATACATCGTGGCGATAATGCTACAACTTTCGCAGCCATTGGTAATCTAGCGATTACTCGAGAATCTCGAGCTCCGCCACTTAACAGCCTTGCAATTACTACCTCGCCAAGCGAGACTTCTCGAGGCGATATAATCGACCTTCCATATGACAATACGCAGCCTCGTTCCAGTGAGATTCTACATCGAGCCGCCACTGCGGCTGCATCTACCCGTGGGCGATATGACCCTCGATATCGTAATACCTTCAACGCCCCTCGACAAATCCCTCATGAGAGTGACGCCGACAATTGGGTGccacctcctcctccttaCAAACGCGAGACAGTGGACCCGTTGCCAGATGATCTACAGCGAATGCTTCTCCACCCAGTCAATGCCGCCAATTCTACCCTCCAAGCTGAAAATGAAGCAACCCGTCCACGCTCACAATCTGTCAATTTTCAGAATCCAGAAACTTTGACTGGCGCCAGGCACACAGAAAATTCCAATGCCGGAGACTTCAACCCAGAGCATTTAGTCCCCCGAGATTCGTTCACAATCAACCTTTCAGAAGAACAGCCTGGATCTATTTTGCGTTCACCTACAACGATTGAACCCGCTACGCCTACGTTTGCTGTGTATCCAGCTGAAATACCCCCACACGAAAACAGCATGTCTCTTCCATATTTGAGATCCTCAGCACTGGGCGATGCACATGGTGATGCTTACTTCCCATACTCTGTATCATCGCCAAACCTTCTTCACATTCCACAGCCATATGATGACGGACAGGGCACTGTAGCAGATGACGAGCATGAAATATCTCAGAGGCAACAGTCTTTCCGCAGGAGGGTTTCAACAGAACCCTCTAGCTTACCGCCACCAACGAACGAGGAATGGCGCCGGCGCATTCAGGATTGGAATGATAACACGATTAAGGAGCGGGGTCGTAAACGAAGGGGGAAGTGCCATGTCATGTAG
- a CDS encoding C6 transcription factor, putative produces MSPNPAQVNSSSKLPSPGFNAGARPYRSHKVRACDLCRKRKSRCTVDIPGQSCLLCRVQGADCHYQEDANADASILSAPDSKSWPGQKRKRSPDGLARMSQNLPPRQPINGPSPHGTNSSGGRRGSDSRRKDMDDPQNESVLIVGPMVAEDAQVIEKHMPPERMSQSEEPNSHPYNIYSSDPRKPVLYTTISRRRKGMRKGTPPGENQKEVLEQILGPFKHDLVRLFIDRFNVSFPIFDGESFWESYIAEDLHDPPAALVCQVYSMSLVYWKHTQKLACHPKPDVRYAINMTVAALHEEFSAPGLDTISAALIDLTGRPIFSMTGNAVSCGRMLSLANCLGLNRDPSNWKLSQAEKNQRIRLWWGVVIHDRWGSFGHGVPPQISKNQYDVPLPTVDVLVPSNLRTTERVRAAHCHIYLCRLTETLGELLPLVYGLQHKPARETSKKLRQIRTDLDTWEDSLPDWLRGPTIHSGERIYGASSLQLAFLAVKMLVSRVELNEVNNSETENTEARRYFQTECRRSAEEIVAFMTSLRKDNFTEFWLPYSAFHLTSTATLLVRCAFETTDSDVARSCLSNVETLRSVLRRVREEEDWDVADMCLDHCERIMHRLPGTGATMDQAFTTTMADSGLVNPAAISLPETQTNNDIVDDMMSISNTFGTMDGFPFEMTGIWDVSVFQDVNLT; encoded by the exons ATGTCGCCTAACCCAGCTCAAGTCAATTCCTCCTCCAAGCTCCCGTCTCCCGGATTCAATGCCGGCGCCCGGCCCTACCGTTCCCACAAGGTCCGTGCCTGTGACTTGTGTCGCAAGCGCAAGTCTCGATGTACCGTTGATATCCCCGGTCAATCCTGTCTCCTATGTCGCGTACAAGGTGCCGATTGTCACTATCAAGAGGACGCCAATGCCGATGCTTCGATCTTGAGTGCCCCGGACTCAAAATCTTGGCCGGGGCAGAAGCGTAAGCGCAGTCCCGATGGACTCGCCCGCATGAGCCAGAATCTGCCACCCCGGCAGCCGATCAATGGGCCCAGCCCCCATGGAACGAATTCGTCGGGTGGTCGTCGTGGAAGTGATTCGCGGCGGAAGGATATGGACGATCCCCAGAATGAGTCTGTTCTCATTGTTGGCCCTATGGTAGCCGAAGATGCCCAAGTCATTGAAAAGCACATGCCACCAGAGCGGATGAGTCAATCGGAAGAGCCCAATAGTCACCCATACAATATCTACTCCAGTGACCCGCGGAAACCAGTCCTCTACACCACTATCTCGCGGCGAAGGAAAGGTATGCGGAAAGGAACACCCCCTGGCGAGAACCAGAAGGAGGTTCTCGAACAAATACTCGGGCCGTTTAAACATGACCTCGTGAGACT CTTTATTGATCGTTTTAACGTTTCTTTTCCGATCTTTGACGGGGAGTCTTTCTGGGAATCATACATCGCCGAGGACCTGCATGACCCACCAGCTGCACTAGTGTGCCAAGTGTATTCTATGTCCCTCGTATATTGGAAACACACACAAAAGCTTGCGTGTCATCCGAAGCCCGACGTTCGATATGCGATTAACATGACCGTCGCCGCGTTGCATGAGGAATTCTCAGCTCCCGGATTGGACACAATCAGCGCCGCACTTATCGACCTGACTGGACGACCCATTTTCTCCATGACTGGCAACGCTGTCAGCTGTGGTCGTATGTTATCTCTGGCAAACTGCCTTGGTCTAAACCGTGATCCTAGCAATTGGAAGCTCTCACAGGCAGAAAAGAACCAGCGTATTCGTCTGTGGTGGGGAGTCGTAATTCACGATCGTTG GGGAAGTTTTGGTCATGGTGTCCCACCTCAAATTTCCAAAAACCAGTACGACGTGCCTCTACCCACCGTGGATGTATTAGTCCCATCAAACCTCCGCACTACAGAACGTGTGAGAGCAGCCCACTGTCACATCTACCTATGCCGATTAACAGAGACTTTGGGCGAGCTGTTACCACTGGTATACGGGTTGCAACATAAGCCTGCACGCGAGACATCTAAGAAGCTCAGACAGATACGAACAGATCTAGACACGTGGGAAGACTCCTTACCGGACTGGTTGAGAGGACCTACAATTCACTCCGGAGAACGAATCTATGGAGCAAGCAGCTTGCAACTGGCTTTTTTAGCTGTTAAAATGCTGGTCAGCCGAGTTGAACTAAAT GAAGTCAACAATTCCGAAACAGAAAACACCGAGGCACGTCGCTATTTCCAAACGGAGTGCAGAAGGTCAGCCGAAGAGATTGTTGCCTTCATGACGTCTTTGCGAAAGGATAACTTCACAGAGTTCTGGCTACCCT ATAGCGCCTTTCATCTCACGTCAACGGCGACGTTGCTTGTTCGTTGTGCATTCGAGACCACTGACAGCGATGTTGCACGATCCTGTCTTTCCAACGTCGAAACCCTACGCTCTGTCCTGCGTCGTGtgcgggaagaagaagactggGATGTAGCAGACATGTGTCTGGACCACTGCGAACGAATCATGCATCGACTTCCCGGAACCGGTGCTACAATGGACCAAGCATTCACAACCACGATGGCAGACAGCGGGCTGGTCAACCCGGCCGCGATCTCGCTACCCGAGACCCAAACAAACAACGACATCGTCGACGACATGATGTCGATATCTAATACATTCGGAACGATGGACGGTTTCCCCTTTGAAATGACAGGAATATGGGATGTATCCGTCTTCCAAGATGTGAATCTGACATGA